The following proteins are encoded in a genomic region of Zea mays cultivar B73 chromosome 9, Zm-B73-REFERENCE-NAM-5.0, whole genome shotgun sequence:
- the LOC103638261 gene encoding LRR receptor kinase SERL2, translated as MEAPPSSPFLVLLLLFFPSSGLAAPMDFNHEVQVLMVIKSLLKDPYGALRNWDRNSVDPCTWSFISCSPENLVTALEAPSKNLSGRLSPSIGNLTKLEKLQLQNNNIIGPIPAEIGKLAKLRTLVLSSNKLHGTVPNSLGRLGRLQYIDLSYNNLSGPIPKTSARTLNIAGNPLICAAEQDCDSTKLKPMLDSYIAGEQ; from the exons ATGGAGGCGCCTCCATCTTCTCCCTTCCTAGTGTTGCTCCTGCTGTTCTTCCCTTCGAGCGGCCTTGCCGCCCCCATGGATTTTAACCATGAAG TGCAAGTCCTTATGGTGATCAAGAGCCTCCTCAAGGACCCCTATGGCGCGCTGAGAAACTGGGACAGGAACTCCGTCGATCCCTGTACCTGGTCCTTCATCTCCTGCTCGCCGGAGAATCTCGTCACTGCACT GGAAGCTCCAAGCAAGAACCTTTCCGGCCGGCTCTCCCCGAGCATAGGGAACCTGACAAAACTTGAGAAGCT TCAGCTGcagaacaacaacataattgggcCAATCCCAGCAGAGATCGGCAAGTTAGCAAAGCTCAGGACGCTGGTTCTGTCCAGTAACAAATTACATGGCACAGTCCCAAATTCTTTAGGCCGACTCGGAAGACTCCAGTACAT AGACTTGTCGTACAATAACTTGAGTGGCCCGATACCAAAAACGTCTGCAAGAACGCTCAA CATAGCCGGGAATCCTCTCATCTGTGCTGCAGAACAGGATTGTGACAGTACCAAGCTGAAACCGATGCTGGATTCCTATATCGCTGGTGAACAGTAG